A region of the Geomonas subterranea genome:
GATGATCAGCGGCGACATCTACCAGCGCATCTTCGCGCTCCCGGAGGGATACTCCAGCTACCAGGTGGCGGAGATGCTGGAGAAACGCGGCATCTTCGGCAGGGACAAATTCCTCGCCGCCTGCCACGACCAGGCCCTGCTGAAGGAAATGGGGATCGACGCCGCGAGCGCCGAGGGATATCTCTTTCCCGGGAGCTACAACATCCTGCCGGGCCAGACGGAGCTCGAAGTGGTGCGCGGGATGGTGCAACGTCAAAAGGCGTACCTGAAGGAGTCGGTGGACGGCCGGGCGAGGGCCAGGGGGGTCCCGGTGCAGAAGCTTTTGACCCTCGCCTCCATGGTGGAGAAGGAGGCCGTGCTCCCCGCGGAGAAGCCGGTCATCGCCGCCGTGTTCCAAAACCGCCTGCAACTCGGCATGCGGCTGCAGAGCGACCCCACCGCCCTCTACGGCGTGCGGGCCTTCGCCGGAAAAGTGAGACGCGAGGACATCCTGAAGCCGACCCCGTACAACACCTACCTGATCCCCGCGCTACCGCCGGGGCCGATCGGCAACCCGGGGAAGGACGCCATCGAGGCGGTGCTCAACCCCGCGGCGGTCCCCTACCTCTACTTCGTGGGGCGCGGCGACGGCAGCCACCAGTTTTCCAAGGATCTCGCGTCTCATAACGAGGCGGTGCGCAAGTACCTCAAGGCACCCGCGACTGCGCCGCAAGGGGGAAGCTAGATGACAGGCAGCATCCTGCTGGTCGAGGACAATGAGCGGCTCACCGAGATGCTGCGCACGGTGCTGGAATCGCGCGGGCACCAGGTGAAGAGCGCCGGCAGCGGAGACGACGCGCTCGCGCAGTTGCAGGGGCAGCGTTTCGACCTGCTGGTGCTCGACCTGAAGCTGCCGGGGATGAACGGCGTGGAGCTGTTGCAGCGGGTGCGCCGCAGCGCGGCTCTGAAGGAGCTCCCGGTGGTGATCATGACCGGGGTGTTCCGCGGCGAGGACTACGCCCGTGCCGCCGCGAAGCTCGGCGTCGAGGCCTACCTCGAGAAGCCCTTCGGCAAGGATGATTTCCTGAAAGCGGTGCAGGGCGCCCTGGAGCGCGGCCCCGCCCGCAAGGAGCTCTCCCGGCTCCTCCTCGACCTGTACAAAAACGGCAAAAACGGCATGATCGAGCTGCGCGGCGGGACCCGCGTCTTCGTGGTCGGCGGGGAGCCGGCCAGCTTCTCCTCGCCCGGCTTCGTTCCGTTTCTCATCTCCGCCAACCACCTGCAGCGCGGCGACCTGGAGCAGTTCCCTCCCTCCCGCCCCGGGCGCCTGCCGCTGGTGGAAGCCGGCCTCATCGGCTATGACGACCTGTTGGAACAATCGCGCCTGTTCCTGTTCCGGGCCCTCGTCGAGGCGCTGCTGCAAAACCAGTCCCCGAGATTCACCCCCGACATCACCGGCGTGGAACTCCCACTCACCCCCCTCTCCCTGCCGCGCCTTTTGCACCAGGCCGCCGGCACCGCCAGTTTCGATCTCGCCCCGTACCTGACCAGCCGCGGCGCCCTCTGTCCGGTGCGCACTCCGGAATACTTCCGGCTCGCGAACCTGCTCAACATGGGTCAGGAGGAGGTCGACCTGCTGCAGCGGCTGGGTCAGGGGAAAACGGTACAGGACATCCTCTCCGACTGCGACACCCCGGCCCGGGGAGCCGCCCTGCTCGACCTGCTGGCGCGCATGGGGATGCTTTCCCTGGCGGCGGCGCCGGCCCAGGACCAGCAGCCTGATTTCCCGCAGAAGGTCCTTTTCAACCGCCCCATCGAGGAGGTCTCCGAGAGGCGCGCCGAGGCGATCAACTTCAACGACCTCGTGGACGAAGTTTCGGAATCGATCGAGCTGGTGGTGGGCAAGAAGGGGATGGCTGCGCCGCTGTCGGCGACGGAGATCGACTTCGAGCAGGAGGTCCAGCGGGATTACGCCGCGATCCAGGACAAGAATTACTACGAGATCTTCGGCATGACCCCGGGCACCTTCAGCTTCGCCACGTTGAAGGACGCCTACTTCGCCAAGACCCGGGAGTATTCGCCGGAAAAGTTCATGCAGCTCTCCGGTGACACCCTTGGCCGCGCCCAGGACGTCCTTTCCCACTACGCCAACGCCTACAACACCCTCTCCAGCGTCATCGCCAAGGAGCGTTACGACGAGATGCTCAACGCCGACACCGTCGGGCTGGGAGGCAAGCGCGAGGACGAGCTGCAGGCACGCATCCAGTTCCAGTCGGGCAAGGTGTTCCTGGAGATGGAGGATTACGGCAACGCCGAGCGCGCCCTGCAGGATGCCTACACCCTCGACCCCAACGACGCCCAGACCAGCGCCTACCTCGCCTGGTCCATCTACAAGAACCCCGGCAACCAGCGTTCGCAGGGAGCCCTGGAGAAGTGCCGCATGCTCCTCTCCAAGAGCCTGCAGGCCGAGCGCAACGCCGACGCCTTCGCCTTCCGCGGCTGGATGCTGCTGGACGAGGGGCGGGACGGACTGGCCGAGGGGGAGTTCCAGAAGTCACTCAAGCTGAACCCGCACCAGTCGCATGCCCAGGGGGGGATGCGCCTGATCAGGGAACGGCGCGAGGCGGAGAAGAAGGGACTCTTCAAACGCATCTTCGGCTGACCGCCGCTTCCGCAACCTTCCCACGACCCGCCAAGGCCTCATCACATGAGGCCTTTTCTTTTTCCTCTTCATGTGTTTGCCCGACAGCTCCCCATCCGCTCCTCCTTTGGATGACCGGGGTAGGAGAACGCCCTGCCGCGTCTAAGAGAGCGGCTTGCCAATCAATCATTAGCCGATATTATGTTTAAGTTTTTCTAATAAGGCCCCGGACAGGGGAACCACTGACGGACGATGCGACAGGTTTGCCGGGTGATGCGCCCCGCCTGCAGTTGGCCGTCTCCCCCCTGCAGGCCCTACCTGAGAAGAGGAGGATGCCATGAAAAAGATGCTGTTCCTGACCGTGGTGCTGATGATGATTGCTCCGACGGCACACGCCGCGGGGCCGGTGGGCGACGTGATCAAGGTCGGCATGGTCAACGACCAGACCGGCGCCAACAAGGGCTCCGGAAGGGGGATGAAGGTGGGGGTGGAGGCCTACTTCAAGGCGGTGAACGCCAAGGGGGGCGTGTACGGCAGAAAGATCGAACTGGTCTCCCTGGACGACCAGATGGTGACCGACAAGACCATCGACTGCCTGCTTAAGCTCGCCGACGAGCAGAAGGTTTTCGCCGTGGTCGGCTCCGTGGGCACCTCCAACTGCGTCGCCAGCCTTCCGGTGGTCAAGGAGTACAAGCTCCCCTACATCAACCCGAGGACCGGGGCTACCGAGTTGCGCACGCCGGTGGTCCGGGAGGTGTTCCACATCAGGGCGAGCTACCAGCAGGAGGTTGACCGCATCGTGGACCAGCTGGTCAAGCAGGGTGCGAAGCGCTTCGCGGTCTTCTACCAGAACGACGGCCTCGGCACCGACATCCTCGCCTCGACCGAAAACGCCGTCAAGCGCCATGGACTGAGCCTCGTCTCCAAGGGCTCCTTCGAGCGGAACACCGTGGCGGTGACCACGGGACTCGCCAGCATCATGACCGGCAAGCCGGACGCCATCATCGTCGGCGCCGTGTACAAGCCGGGAGCGGAGTTCATAAAGCTCGCCCGCAAGGAAGGGGTCAGCGCCTACCTCGCCTCCGGCTCGTTCGCGGGGGGCATGAACCTCGTCAAAGCCGTGGGCCCCGGCGCCTCGGAAGGGGTCATCATGAGCCAGGTGGTGCCGGAACTGGATGACCTGTCGCTTCCGATCACCAAGGAGTGCAAGGAGGCCATCGAAAAGAACCCCGAGGAGGTCGGCTTCAACTCCGTGAGCATGGAGGGGTGCATGGCGGCCAAGTCCATGGTCATGGCCCTTGAGAAAGCGGGCAACCCGCCCACCCAGGCCGCCTTCATCCAGGCCTACGAGAGCATGAAGGGAGCGGACATGGGAGGCATCAAGCTCACCTTCTCGCAGGACAACCACCAGGGGCAGGACAACGTCTACCTGCAGGTGGTGAAGGGCGACAAGCTGGTCTCCCTGAAATAGCGGGGGGCGTGAAGAGCCGGAAACCGGTGCCGTCTCCAGCGCGGCACCGGTTTTATTGGTGCTGCAATCCTTACTCCGGGGGTGGCAATGACCGTCAAAAGCAAGCTTTGGGGCAACATCGCGCTGACCATCGTGGGCATTTCCGTCCTGGCCGGCATCGGGCTCTTTTCCATCGCCAAGGTCAAGTCGAGCATCGAGATCCTGACCGGGAAGTCGACGCCGCTGCACCTGAAGATGCTGGAACTGCAACAGACGGTGGAAAAGGTCTCGGCCGACTTCATGAGGCTGGAGATGACCACGGAGCCCGCGGAGGTGGCCCATCTCTCGCAAGCCATCACCACCCGCATCAAGCGCATGGAGGAACTGAACGACCAGATCGTCCAGGGAGGCGCCGCATCCAGCGGCGTGGACACGGCGGTCCTGCGCGACATAGAGAAGACCGTGGTCCAGGTCGCCTCGCAACGGCTGAAGGACATGACGCTCTTTAAAAATGAGATCGCGACGGTGAACTCGGAACTGCGCAAGGCAGAGGAAAGCGTCGCGGGGCTGCGCAAGCAGATCAGCCAGATGGGAAGCAGCGCCCTCTCCAACATCAACTCCTCGCAGGCCGCCAACCTCCAGGTGAACAGCTCGATCAAGAAGCTTCTCACCCTGCAAAGCCGGCTCAAGGACATCAACATCATCCTGAGCGACCTGGAACTGGTCAAGAACAAGTTCAAGGTGGCCCCCCTGAGGGAGCGCCTGAAGAACACGGTGGAGCTGACCCGCAACATCGAGGTGGACCAGGGGGACAACCCGGCCATCAAGGAGGTCAAGGGGGTCGCCACCGACATCCTGAACCAGATCGGCGCCGAGGAGGGGGGGCTCGTGTCCCTCAAGCTTGAGATGCTCACCAACCCCGAAAAGGCCGATGCGGAGCAGTATGCCGGCAAGGCGCGCGACATCATGAAGCCCCTGGAGGAGAACAGCAAGAAGATCTTCAACACCATCGACACCCTGGAACTGCAGATCGTAAAGGACCGCAACAAGGTGGTATCGTCGCTTGGCTTCCAGAACTCGGCCAACAGCGTGATGGAGGCGGGGAGCAATATCAGCGTCGACGTGAAGGAGCTCAACTCCGGGGTGCGCCAGATCATGCTGAGCTCCACCGATGCCGAGGTGGGAAGGCTCACCGCGACCCTGGCGGAGACCCGCAGGAGGATCGACGGCAACATCGCGCTGGCGCGAAAGGTGCTGCTCGATTCGGGTCAGAAGGAGCTCGCGGAGAGGATCTCCGACGTATCGGCGACGGTGCGCCGCGCGTCCTCGTCGATCCAGAAGATAGAGGCGACCAAGCTCGGGGTGATCAGGAGCAACGGGGCGATGCAGCGGGCTCTTGAGTCCGCCCGCGGCATTTCGCGCGAGCAGGCGCAACGAAGCGAGGAGCAGGTGAAGAGCATAGGGGAGAATCAGCAGCAGATCCTGACCGGCGTGCGCAACGCGGTCGACAACGCCACCCTCCTCTCCTACGTCATGATCGCGGTCTCCGTCGCCGTGGTGCTGATCTCGCTGGTGATCAGCCTGCGCATCATCGCCTCCATCACCAAGCCCCTCTCCCACGCCAAGCTGGTCACCGCCGACATCGCCGGCGGCGACCTCACCAGGCGCATCAGGGGGGGCTCCAACGACGAGATCGGCGACATCTGCGACAGCATCAACAACATCGTCGTGCACTTCCACGAGGTGATCTCGCGGGTGTCCCACAACACCACCCAGGTCGCCTCCACCTCGACCGAGCTATCCTGCGCCGCCGAGCAGATGGCGGCCGGCGCCGCCAGGGTCGCGGAGCAGGCTGCCACCGTGGCGACGGCCAGCGAGGAGATGGCGGCGACCTCCAACGACATAGCGGTCAGCTGCACCCAGGCCGCTGCCGGCTCCAAGCAGGCCAACGACGCCGCCGTCACCGGCGCGGACGTGGTCAAGGGGACGGTCCGGGGCATGAACCAGATCGCCGAGCAGGTGCGCGCCTCTGCGGTCAGCATCGGCGACCTGGGGCAGAAGTCGGAGCAGATCGGCGCCATCGTCAACACCATCAACGACATAGCCGACCAGACCAACCTTTTGGCCCTGAACGCGGCCATCGAGGCGGCGCGCGCGGGAGAGCAGGGGCGCGGCTTTGCCGTCGTGGCCGACGAGGTGCGCGCGCTGGCGCAGAGAACGGCCAGCGCCACCCGCGAGATCGGAGAGATGATCAAGGCGGTGCAGCAGCAGACCAAGGGTGCCATCGGCGTGATGCAGTCGGGGGTCGCCCGGGTGGAGGCGGGCACCGTCGAGGCGGCCCGCTCCGGGGCCGCCCTGGAGGAGATCCTGCAACAGATCGGCTCCGTCACCCTGCAGGTGAACCAGATCGCCACGGCAGCGGAGGAGCAGACCGCCACCACGGTGGAGATCAGCAACAACATCCAGAGCATCAACGAGGTCGTGCAGGACACCGCCAAGAACGCCCAGGAGTCTGCCTCCTCCGCCCTGCTCCTGTCCCGGCTGGCGGAAGAGCAGCAAAAGCTCGTGGGGCAGTTCAAGCTGAGCGAGTAGCGAGTGGGCGTAAGGTTCATCAAGCGGCCGGGCGCCGCAGCGACAGAGGTGGCAATCATGATCAAGATACTCCTCGAGAACCCGTTGATGCTTCTGCTCATGGTCGCGGCACTGGGGTACCCCCTGGGCAAAATCAAGGTCTACGGCATCACCCTTGGCGTCGGCGCCGTCCTCTTCGTCGGGCTCGCGTTCGGGATGCTCCATCCCGACATGAAGGCGCCGGCGATCGTGTACATCATGGGGCAGGCGCTCTTCGTCTACACCGTCGGGCTTTCCGCCGGCCCCTCCTTCATCTCCACCTTCCGCAGAAACGGGGTCATGAACAACGTCCTCGCCGGGGTGGTGCTGTGCGCCTCCGCTGCCCTCTGCGTCGCCATGCAGAGGTACTTCGCCATCCAGCCCGGGATTGCCGCCGGCATCTTCTGCGGCAGCATGACCGCCTCCCCGGCCCTGGGCGGCGCCCTGGAATCGATCCGCCAGACCGCCCCGCCGGACATGCTGGAAGCGCTCCTCGCCGAGCCGGTGGTCGGCTTCTCCGTCGCCTATCCCATCGGCGTCATCGGCCTCATGCTGACCATCAACGTCTGCCAGAAAATCTGGAAGGTGGACTACCAGGCCGAGTTCAAGGTGTTGCGCAAGCCCGAGGACCGCAACTCGCTGGTGCACTGCACCATCAAGGTGCAGCACGTCGAGCCGCCGGACACCACCGTTCAGAGGCTGAACGAGTCGAACAACTGCGATATCATCTTCAGCCGGATCAAACGGGGGGAAGAGTTCTTCTATGCCCGTCCCGAAACGGTGCTGCAGCCGGGGGACTTGGCGATGGTGGCCGGCGCGCCGCATGAGATCGAGAAGATCGCGACGGTGCTGGGGGAAAGAAGGAGCAAGGAGCGCCTGGGGCTGGACCGCACCGAGTACGAGTACCGCAGGATCTTCGTGTCCAGCCCCCAGGCCATCGGGCGCACCATCGGGGAGCTGCACCAGGACCAGCGTTTCGGGGAGGTGATCACGCTGGTGCGCCGCGGCGACAACGAGTTCCTTCCGGAGGCCAAAATGGTCCTGGAACTCGGGGACGTGGTCAGGGTCCTGGCGCACAAGACCTGCATGGACGAGGTGACCGCCTTTTTCGGCAACTCCTACCGCAGGGTGAGCGAGGTGGATGTCATGACCTTCAGCCTGGGGCTGGTGATCGGGCTGATCCTGGGCCTGATCCCCTTCCCCTTCCCCGGCGGCGGGAGCATGCAGCTCGGCTTCGCGGGGGGGCCACTCATCGTGGGGATTCTTTTGGGAACCTTCGGCCGGACCGGCAAGATGGTCTGGAGCCTTCCCTACAGCGCCAGCATGGTCTTGAAGCAGGTGGGACTGGTGCTGTTCCTGGCCGGCATCGGCACCCGCTCCGGCTACAGCCTCCTTACCACCTTGAGCCACGGTGGTGGCGGCAGCATCTTCATCACGGGCGTCCTGGTCACCTGCGTCACGGCCTTTCTGGGCCTGTTCATCGCACACAAGATCATGAAGCTCCCGATGACGCTGGCGGTGGGCATCGTCGCGGGGATGCACACCTCCACCCCGGGCCTTGGCTACATCAAGGAGCAGACCGGAAACGACCTCTCCGACCAGGGCTACGCCTGCGTCTTCCCGTTCGCCACCATAGGGAAGATCATCCTGGTGCACATAATTCTCGTGGCGACGGGGCAGCTGTGACCCCCATCCCCTGAGCACGGGGTGAAGGCCGCAGGCCTAGTGCCTGCGGCCCTTTTCGTGGCCTCCTCCACCCTGCCCTTCACGCAACCCTTCGTATAGGTTTGCTATACAGCACCCTCCCCCGGCGACACAGGCGCCTCACCGTAAAAACAGTTGTTTTACGGCCACTTGCCGCCGCAGCCGTCGGACCGATGTATAGCATCTTTATACAGTCACCACCCCGCACCCTGCCAGCCTCCCGCACAAAAGGCATTGAATCCGGCCACTTACACTCAGAAGAAAAATCAGGCATGGCTAATGCTAAAGAGATCTCGTGCCGGTTTATCCGTGCCAGTCAGAGCATGGCGGCCGTAGCCCCGGCACAGCCAAGAACGCACCTCGCAGAGGCGATCATAAGAAGCCAAACCAATTCAAAGTCAAAGGAGGAAACCATGAGATTCAGACCGGCGTTCATCGTCCTGGCCGCGCTAGCCGTAGGATCTTCCGCTGCATACGCCCTGGAGTTGAAGGACATCACCTACCAGACCGACGGGGGGGGGAAGGTGGTCTTCAGCCACAACAAGCACCTGAAGAAGAAAGCGGAGAAGAGCCCGAACGTGAGCTGCAAGGCGTGCCATGAAAATCCGCGCGCGGCCAAAACCAGGTACACCATGGCCGACATGGAGAAAGGAAAGTCGTGCGGCAAGTGCCATAACGGGAAGAAGGCCTTCAGCGTTGCCAAGTGTACCGCCTGCCATCAGGTCAAGAACATCACCTTCAAGGTGAAAGAAACCGGACCGGTGCTCTTCAGCCACAACAAGCACCTGAAAACCATGCAGTGCAACGCCTGTCATAACACGCTGTACAAGACCGGCCCCAACAAAACGGTGTCGATGGCGGAGATGGAAAAGGGCAAGTCGTGCGGGGCCTGCCACAACGGGAAGAAGGCCTTCAGCGTCGCCAAGTGCGACGGCTGCCATCCTTCTCCCAAGCAGGTCGTCTTTAAGGTGAAAGAAACCGGCCCCACCGTCTTCAGCCACAGCAAGCACGTCGAGATTTACAGTTGCAGTTCCTGCCATACCAGGCTGTTCCCGCTGGGCTCCGGCAGAGCGGTCACCATGGCGGCCATGGAGAAGGGAAAATCCTGCGGTGCCTGCCACAACGCCAAGGAAGCCTTCGCCGTTTCGCAATGCGAGAAGTGCCACCCGGTCCAGGAAATCAGGTTCAAGGTGGCAGACGTAGGTGACGTCAAGTTCAGTCACAGCAACCACCTGGGCATGTACAAGTGCAAGGATTGCCACAGCGGCACCTTCCCCACCAGGCGCGGCGGCAAGCCGGTATCCATGGACGAGATGAAAAAAGCCAAGTCGTGCGGAGCCTGCCATGACGGCAAGGCGGCCTTCACAGTCAACGGAAACTGTGACTCCTGCCATATGCACGGCTAGCCCTCCTCCCGGCCATGCGGCAAACAAAAAACCGGCCACTCGAAATCGAGTGGCCGGTTGTGCATTGGAGGGCCGTTCCTGCACAAACTGTCAATCGCGCAGGCGTTCGAGGCGGGCGGCCTCCTCCTTGATCGCCTTGGCGGTGTAGCAGACGACGAAACCGTGTTCCAACAGCAGCAGGACTAGACCGGCCAGGAAAACCACCGGGAAGTAGCTGCCCGTCGTGTCGCAGAACACGTAGAGCGGGTAGAAGGCGGCGGGGAGACCGACATTGTACCAGCTGTACCCAGGCCTTCCGTCGCTCCCCCTGCGCCCAAGGATCAACACCAGGGCGGAGAGCCATGAGACACCAAGGACGACGTTGAGCACGTCAGCCGACGGCAGCGGA
Encoded here:
- the mltG gene encoding endolytic transglycosylase MltG is translated as MVTLVPITRFSRFLLFPPGNGKRVEIVELGKGRPLKALAADLEARRVLSSARLFTLYARLKGGDAKLKAGYYQFDDGMRPGQILAKMISGDIYQRIFALPEGYSSYQVAEMLEKRGIFGRDKFLAACHDQALLKEMGIDAASAEGYLFPGSYNILPGQTELEVVRGMVQRQKAYLKESVDGRARARGVPVQKLLTLASMVEKEAVLPAEKPVIAAVFQNRLQLGMRLQSDPTALYGVRAFAGKVRREDILKPTPYNTYLIPALPPGPIGNPGKDAIEAVLNPAAVPYLYFVGRGDGSHQFSKDLASHNEAVRKYLKAPATAPQGGS
- a CDS encoding response regulator, with the protein product MTGSILLVEDNERLTEMLRTVLESRGHQVKSAGSGDDALAQLQGQRFDLLVLDLKLPGMNGVELLQRVRRSAALKELPVVIMTGVFRGEDYARAAAKLGVEAYLEKPFGKDDFLKAVQGALERGPARKELSRLLLDLYKNGKNGMIELRGGTRVFVVGGEPASFSSPGFVPFLISANHLQRGDLEQFPPSRPGRLPLVEAGLIGYDDLLEQSRLFLFRALVEALLQNQSPRFTPDITGVELPLTPLSLPRLLHQAAGTASFDLAPYLTSRGALCPVRTPEYFRLANLLNMGQEEVDLLQRLGQGKTVQDILSDCDTPARGAALLDLLARMGMLSLAAAPAQDQQPDFPQKVLFNRPIEEVSERRAEAINFNDLVDEVSESIELVVGKKGMAAPLSATEIDFEQEVQRDYAAIQDKNYYEIFGMTPGTFSFATLKDAYFAKTREYSPEKFMQLSGDTLGRAQDVLSHYANAYNTLSSVIAKERYDEMLNADTVGLGGKREDELQARIQFQSGKVFLEMEDYGNAERALQDAYTLDPNDAQTSAYLAWSIYKNPGNQRSQGALEKCRMLLSKSLQAERNADAFAFRGWMLLDEGRDGLAEGEFQKSLKLNPHQSHAQGGMRLIRERREAEKKGLFKRIFG
- a CDS encoding ABC transporter substrate-binding protein — its product is MKKMLFLTVVLMMIAPTAHAAGPVGDVIKVGMVNDQTGANKGSGRGMKVGVEAYFKAVNAKGGVYGRKIELVSLDDQMVTDKTIDCLLKLADEQKVFAVVGSVGTSNCVASLPVVKEYKLPYINPRTGATELRTPVVREVFHIRASYQQEVDRIVDQLVKQGAKRFAVFYQNDGLGTDILASTENAVKRHGLSLVSKGSFERNTVAVTTGLASIMTGKPDAIIVGAVYKPGAEFIKLARKEGVSAYLASGSFAGGMNLVKAVGPGASEGVIMSQVVPELDDLSLPITKECKEAIEKNPEEVGFNSVSMEGCMAAKSMVMALEKAGNPPTQAAFIQAYESMKGADMGGIKLTFSQDNHQGQDNVYLQVVKGDKLVSLK
- a CDS encoding HAMP domain-containing methyl-accepting chemotaxis protein, giving the protein MTVKSKLWGNIALTIVGISVLAGIGLFSIAKVKSSIEILTGKSTPLHLKMLELQQTVEKVSADFMRLEMTTEPAEVAHLSQAITTRIKRMEELNDQIVQGGAASSGVDTAVLRDIEKTVVQVASQRLKDMTLFKNEIATVNSELRKAEESVAGLRKQISQMGSSALSNINSSQAANLQVNSSIKKLLTLQSRLKDINIILSDLELVKNKFKVAPLRERLKNTVELTRNIEVDQGDNPAIKEVKGVATDILNQIGAEEGGLVSLKLEMLTNPEKADAEQYAGKARDIMKPLEENSKKIFNTIDTLELQIVKDRNKVVSSLGFQNSANSVMEAGSNISVDVKELNSGVRQIMLSSTDAEVGRLTATLAETRRRIDGNIALARKVLLDSGQKELAERISDVSATVRRASSSIQKIEATKLGVIRSNGAMQRALESARGISREQAQRSEEQVKSIGENQQQILTGVRNAVDNATLLSYVMIAVSVAVVLISLVISLRIIASITKPLSHAKLVTADIAGGDLTRRIRGGSNDEIGDICDSINNIVVHFHEVISRVSHNTTQVASTSTELSCAAEQMAAGAARVAEQAATVATASEEMAATSNDIAVSCTQAAAGSKQANDAAVTGADVVKGTVRGMNQIAEQVRASAVSIGDLGQKSEQIGAIVNTINDIADQTNLLALNAAIEAARAGEQGRGFAVVADEVRALAQRTASATREIGEMIKAVQQQTKGAIGVMQSGVARVEAGTVEAARSGAALEEILQQIGSVTLQVNQIATAAEEQTATTVEISNNIQSINEVVQDTAKNAQESASSALLLSRLAEEQQKLVGQFKLSE
- a CDS encoding aspartate:alanine exchanger family transporter → MIKILLENPLMLLLMVAALGYPLGKIKVYGITLGVGAVLFVGLAFGMLHPDMKAPAIVYIMGQALFVYTVGLSAGPSFISTFRRNGVMNNVLAGVVLCASAALCVAMQRYFAIQPGIAAGIFCGSMTASPALGGALESIRQTAPPDMLEALLAEPVVGFSVAYPIGVIGLMLTINVCQKIWKVDYQAEFKVLRKPEDRNSLVHCTIKVQHVEPPDTTVQRLNESNNCDIIFSRIKRGEEFFYARPETVLQPGDLAMVAGAPHEIEKIATVLGERRSKERLGLDRTEYEYRRIFVSSPQAIGRTIGELHQDQRFGEVITLVRRGDNEFLPEAKMVLELGDVVRVLAHKTCMDEVTAFFGNSYRRVSEVDVMTFSLGLVIGLILGLIPFPFPGGGSMQLGFAGGPLIVGILLGTFGRTGKMVWSLPYSASMVLKQVGLVLFLAGIGTRSGYSLLTTLSHGGGGSIFITGVLVTCVTAFLGLFIAHKIMKLPMTLAVGIVAGMHTSTPGLGYIKEQTGNDLSDQGYACVFPFATIGKIILVHIILVATGQL
- a CDS encoding cytochrome c3 family protein, translating into MRFRPAFIVLAALAVGSSAAYALELKDITYQTDGGGKVVFSHNKHLKKKAEKSPNVSCKACHENPRAAKTRYTMADMEKGKSCGKCHNGKKAFSVAKCTACHQVKNITFKVKETGPVLFSHNKHLKTMQCNACHNTLYKTGPNKTVSMAEMEKGKSCGACHNGKKAFSVAKCDGCHPSPKQVVFKVKETGPTVFSHSKHVEIYSCSSCHTRLFPLGSGRAVTMAAMEKGKSCGACHNAKEAFAVSQCEKCHPVQEIRFKVADVGDVKFSHSNHLGMYKCKDCHSGTFPTRRGGKPVSMDEMKKAKSCGACHDGKAAFTVNGNCDSCHMHG